ctcaataaaacttgaaGTAAAAAAATTGTCAGACAGAAGGCCAGGTCCTGGAACTGGCCTGATcaaaagtggattttttttttttcttagtcttgAAAGATTTTATAAAGAATACTTTAAATAATTGGCATGATggtttaatactttaaaaacatcGACAAATTCTTGAAAAACTACAaatttccattatgtaaaacaatTCTAAGTCCTTGTAATACAAAATGTTTGGATAATATCTCTGAATTGCTCTTACAGTCAAATTGTGTTTTTGCTTTCTGAGAGGCTCCATACGTTTCACTCTTCaaaggagaaattttttaaaaattggtatttGCCAAAAAAATTTTGGGGGGACGTCCACGTGGGCACTTGGGCTTTAGCAAGAGGATGCTGGCAGGTGTCCAGTACTCTTTGTCACCAGTTTCCCTCCACTGACACCAGCGTGAGTGTCTCCCAGGCAAATCTGCCACCGTGACTCAAATCTCCTGAACTTTTTCCCTCTTCAGAGTCTGCCAGACAAAAGTCAGCATCTTTGAAGTGGAAACTTGTTTATAAAtccaaaacattttttctttgcaGAACATTTTTGAGCCTTAGcagattattattttaacttttccccccaaatattttctccatatttGGGCAAGGCAAGAGACCAGGGACTCTTGGATCGTCTTTTTCATAAGAAACTGTAGTGTCTCGGAAAACGCAGTAGGTTCCTGggccttctctctttctcacGGGGGTTTCTGGGTTTCAACTTCTGCTCTGCTGGCCTCTGACAAACTCCGTCCACACACCTTTGCTGGACAAGAAATGTCAGTCCATAAAAATTCCTGGAGGAACACCCCACCCTTTGCTCAACAGTTCTTTCTCTCGGGCGTTTCCTGTTCCCTGGAGATAAGGATCTGTTCTCCTACTTCTTGGCAGGTCAGAGCTGAGAGGCCATCAAACCCCCACCCCGTTTTACAGAGAAGAAGCTGAGATGTCGGGAGAGGGACGATGCGTTTGTGCCTCGAGAAGAGAATCTTTTTCTCCCAACACTTGcactttgaaaaatttcaaatctgTAGAAGCATTTCAGGAAGAGTGCAGTGAATATCTGTACTGACCAGCTGCTGACGGCACACTACATTTGCTCTGTctgttcctttctgtttctccttaaaTATGTGTGTTTCAGCTATCGTGGCACTTCGCCCACAAGAACCCAGCACGTGTCTCCCTCTGTGctgggtgctcagttgctcagtgaagtccgactctttgtgaccccatggactgtaccctgccaggctcctctgtccatggggattctccaggccagaatactggactgggttgccatttcctcctccaggggatcttcccaacccagggattgaacccaggtctcctgcattgcaggcagattctttaccgtctgagccactagggaagcccatgtatactggagtgggtagcctatcccttctccaggggatcttcccgacccaggaatcaaacgggggtctcctgcattgcaggcagattctttatcagctgcgctactagggaagcctgtgTCTCCCTCTACAGAACCACAATCCAGGAAATTAGTGTGTGATCAATGTCATTATCCAATACACATGCCGTCACTCAAGCTTCTCTCCTTGTCGTGCTAACGGCCGTAGTGCTCATTAGAGCCTGTTTctcgggttgtgtgtgtgtgtgtgcttctgttCTGCCGCCCTCACTCAGCATGTGGGCTCCTAGTATCCCCCACCCCAGCAGGAAGCTCGTGCCCCTCGCAGTGGGAGCTTGgtgccttaaccactggactgccagggaagtcccagaatgtcTGCGTTTTGACTCAGGAGTTCGTCAAGGGTCACTCAGTTCACTTAGCTGTTACGTCTCTTTCAAGCTACAGTGATTCTCAGCCTTTTGCTTTGCTGTTTCGTTTTTGCTTTTGCCTTTTATGACATTTTCAGAGCATCCAGACCAGTTGGTTTGCAGAAAGTCCCTCAATTTGAATATGTCTGATTGTTTGCTATAGATTTGACTTCAGTTGGACTTTTTGGTCAAGAAATCCCAAGCTGATGCTGAGCCCTTCCCAGAGCCACGATGCCAGCAAGCACATGAGGTCAGTCCCTCCCATACTGGTGACCTTAGTGAAAGtggaaggcgctcagtcgtgtccaacgcttggcgaccccatggattatccagtccatgggattctccaggccagaatactggagtggggagcttttcccttctccaggggaatcttcccaacccagggattgaacccaagtctcccgcattgcgggtggattctttcccaggggagccacaagggaagcccaagaatactggagtgggtagcctgtcccttctccaggggatcttcccaacccaggaatcgaactggggtctcctgcattgcaggtggattctttaccggctgagctaccaaggaagtctTATTGGTGACATTAAGTCTTATTATTTTGTTAAGCTGGTGTCCTTAGATTTCTTCGTTTCTTTCTCCCTAAAAATATTGGACCCTATGGTTTTaacatctgttttttctttttggccatgctgcgtagcttgtgggatcttagttccctaaccaggcattgaacctaggGCCTCGACAATGAGAgcgcagagttctaaccactgaaccaccaagaaatTCCCTAACATCTTTTGAGATGATTCTTTCTTGAATCATCTATTTCCAGGATGGCTGTAAAATAGCGATTTTTGGTTTTGTCATTCCCTCCCCTTTTATTCACTGGTGTTCTTCTTTGAAGAAGAATTTTCCCTTCtcctttaaaatactttttaggacttccctgacggtccagcgtttaagactccatgcttctgatgcagggggtacaagtttgatccctggtcagggaactaagatcccacacgtggcacagcacccccccacacacaccaaaagaaaagtcttaaaatacttttgaaaGTATCAGTACTGATGGATTTGTATTTTATCCAATGGACTAAGTGTGTtgcttttattattgattttgtgCTCAAGCCCCCTCCCAATCTGGCCGCTGGGAGCCCTTTCAAGATCCTTCTGTCCTTTCCCATCATTCTTCAAGAGCATCTTTACTTTCTAGGCTCCTCTGGACTTTCCCTGTCTCAGTCCTGGAGCAGCCATGTCTCCAGGGTCCCCGGTGCCATTCACTGGGGGGTGGAGTTTGGGGTCTAGGCAAGTTCCTTGCAGCTGGCTGTCATTCCCTCTGGGCCCtctcaggaggcagagctcaggagTCATTCTGTTACTGTGCCATAACACAATTACTAATTGAGAACACCACAGAGTTCTTCTCTTCCCCCCACTCCAAATCTCCCTCATCCTAAGGTGAGAACCCAGGTCCTGACAACACCAGTCCCAGGGGACCCCAAAGTTGCTTCCCAAAtgtcctgcctcccaccccaccactgCCTCACAAGCAAGGACCAGAGTCTGTTTGTCCTTAGAGGACTCTCCACCAAGGGATTGCAGGCAAAGTCCCTCAGATACAGCCCTTTTCTTCAAGTGGTTATGTCATCAATATCATACACAGATCACTAGTTCCTGTTGGATTCCAACTTACATTTTCCTCCatccttttgcttttattttttacatgtaaaATCTAATATTTAGGGTGTACTGGGTGACGTGCACGGTTCCTGACTCTAGAGGGAACGCTATGGTCCACGTGATGACCCCAACACTACTGTCAAAagccacccccccgcccccacgaAGCAGGCTTAAAACTCTTCTCCATTCCTTTTGAAACAGCCCTGGGCTGGGTGGGAGGACTCCTGTGCTCCGTCAGCCTCAGGCCCACCGGCAGCCTTGGCAAGTCCCTGGCCTCCCCAGACCTTGGCCCTGCACCTGTGAACTGAAAGAGTCACACCAGAGGTCTCCGGACAGCTCATGCCCCCAGGACTTCAAAGTTTCCACGACACCACTTTCACCCGTTAACCTGTTTCACCTTCACAAGAGCCCAGTACATGGCACAGAGAAGGGTTTCCataaagagaattccatggaggaatTACGGGGCTCTTTACagtatggaaactgaggctcagagaggggctgGTTTGCCCTCAAGGTCTCATTAGGTGAGAAACGCCCTGAAAACACCGCTCCATCCTCAGTACAAAGCGCTTTGGTCAGGGAACGCAAGGCGGTGGGGCGGGGAGGTTCAGTGGGGATGGATTTGTGCTTTGAGCACTTCGGTCCCGGGAAGCCGGGTTTATGCAAATACCCTGCGAGGAGGCTGAGGATTGGCTGGCTCGGGTCGGGGCGGGGCGTGCCCTTGGCTCAGGGCCGACAGGTGCGCGCGGCGGCGGGACAGGCGCGGTCCAAGCTCGCCCCCTGGACCACCTTCCCGTCCTGTCGCAGCTTCTCCCAGGCGATGCCTCCGCTCTGGGTagtgctggccctgggctgcctgCGACTTGGCTCCGGTAAGCGGAGAGTGAGAAGGGTGGGGGGCTCTGTGCCCACCGTGGACGGGGCGTGTCCTGCGTCCCCCATTATCCTGAAGGGTCCTGAAAGGCACCTGGATGGGAACTTGACTTACTCACTACAGGAATAGGCGTGGGTGCCCTGCTCTGCGCCAGGCCCTGTGCAGGCTCTGGGGACCCAGATAGGGCTACTAACAGCTAGCATTGATTAATAAGCTTTCTCTGATGGGAGTTCAAGGGCTCTGTGCTGGCTGTGAGAAGACACAGGAGCTGCTGGAGAGCAGGGGAGGGTCTGGACTAGATTCCTGGTGATGCTTTGACTCGGGAGGGGAGGCACATTCTTAGGTGAAGGAGCAGCACGGGAGGAGGCGGGTGTCAGGGTCTACCCTGGGAACCTCCCGCCCATTGTCCATCGGTGTGGCTGGAGCGTGAGGTCAGGGGATGAGCACACACGTCAGGCTGGGGACCCATGAGGTAAGGCCCAGAGCTTCAGGGCCTCACTGCCCCTCCAGAGAGGCTGGATCGCTTTGGAGAGCAGTGGGGAGCCCCCAAGGGGCCCAGCGGTAAGGGGTTGCAGTCAGCTTTGCAGGTCAGAGAGCAGAGAGTGGGGGAGGGCTGGTTACTAGGGTCCAGGTGAAGAGGGTGGACTCAAACCAGTGAGATGAGTGGGAGGGGCCGTGGGGTTCTTGGCGACCAGATGTCTGTTGAGGGTAGCGAGAGGGCAGCAGTTCAGCCGGATTGCCCGGTTTCTGCTCAGGATGgctgggtgaggggaggggaacaGGGGCTCTCCCCAGGTCTGAGACAAGCTCCTGAGATGgcctgtggggagagggaaagccAGTGCCTGGCACCAGCGGGTGCACTGGCCGCAGGCGTGCGCGTGTGGGCGTGCAGATGGTTGCCCTTGGGTGTGGGCAGTTCTGCCGGGGGTCAGCTCCCATCCTTGCTGCCTCCTCCAGGTGTGAACCTCCAGCCCCAACTGGCTAGTGTGACCTTTGCCACCAACAACCCCACCCTCACCACGGTGGCCTTGGAAAAGCCCCTCTGCACGTTTGACAGCTCAGCGGCCCTCCACGGCACCTACGAGGTCTACCTCTATGTGCTGGTCGACTCAGGTAAGGGCTCTGCTGCCCTCGGGCTGCTCAGAAGGTGGCTTTGACCTGTCtgtgggcaggagaggaggagccAAGGCAAGGGGCGCTCCATCCATGCAATCAAACCACCCCAGGCACCTCACTGACACGGTCTGGTATCTGCTCTgtgccagccctgggctggggacATCTGCCCTGGAGGGACATCGAGTCTAGAGGGGGAGATAACAGCGTAGAACACTTACATCCTGCCTGGGGCTTCGCAGACCTTAGAGCTGATCGTCAGAACCTGCCTGCAGGGTGTCTGTTAGGATGCCCGACACAGAGGCAAATAATTGGGGCCTGGAAAGGCAGAGTGACGCGTGAGAGCTCCTGAGCTGGAGAGTGAATCAGGGTCTCTGGTCCTCGAGCTCAAGTCCTTCCTGAGGCTTCCCAAGGTGGTGCAAGATAGGTATTTGGGAGGTGTGCTGGCTCTGGGCCAGCCCCACCTGTTCACTGGCAGAGACCCTGGGGTCCGAGAGGAGGAACCCGATGACCGCCTCTTAGCTTTCAGCCATTTATAGCGGTTCGTGTAGCCCTGATTTTATTGACTGCCTACCTATGCCCAATCCCAGTCTGTGGGCACTGCGGGGTGTTTTCCTCCCATCTCGCAAAGGGTCTAGAGAGATACAGTGAGTGGTCCAAGATCACCCAGCAAGTAAAGAAGAGATCCCAAGACCCGGCTTGGCACTGGCGCAGAGAGGATGCTTAGggacatttgttgaatgactgagtgagtgactcaGCCCAGCACTGCCTCCACAGCTAGCTTCAGGAACGCCTCTGTGCAGGACAGCACCAAGACCCCTCTCAGCTCGACGTTCCAGCAGACCAAGGGGGGGAGGACAGGGCCCTACAAGACTGCGGCCTTTGACTTGACCCCGTGCAGCGACTCGCCCAGCTTGGATGCTGTCTGGGATGTGTCCCGGGCCTCGGAAATCCTGAATGCCTACCTAATCAAGGTGGGCACCAACGGGACCTGCCTGTCGGACCCAAACTTTCAGGGCCTCTGCAACCCACCCCTGTCCGCAGCTACGGAGTACAGGTGAGTGTGAGCAGCTGCTGGAAGACGGCAGGTGAGCCCCAGCCCCAACTTGGTGTGGGGGAAGAGGGCTGCCTAGAGCTGGGTGAAGCGTCAGAGGCCACATTCCTTCAGAGCCTACCACATGCCAGGACCGTCCTGGGTACCGTGAAGGATTCCTGGCTTCCTGGGCGGGCGATTGTGCACAGGGCCCTATGCTCAGAGGGACTCCCTCTTGGCTTAACTCTGCCATCACCATCTTGAAAGCCTTCATGTTTAAACAAGGGGCCACATTTTCCCTTTTGCATCAGGCCCCACAAAGTACACACCTGATCCTGGCCCATCACCCGTGTAGCAGTTTGTTTGACAGGGAAGGAACAGTGGTCCAGAAGCTGAAGGGGGTCACTGTGAGAAAAGCTGGGGTTTGGTGTGAAGGCTTCTCCTTGCTCCCTGCAGTGTACCCTATCGTGACCCACCCCAGAATTGAGGGTCCCCAATTCATTTTCACACCCATGTCCTGAGCATCTTCTCGGGGCCGAGTTGGGGGCTCAACGGTGACCTAGGCCCCGGGGGGCTTACCCAGTGCCAAGCCTTGACTACACCCACTCCAGTTCCCATGGAGACATCCGGACAGGGGTCTCTGTAGCCTCTGGGCCACATCTGGGCCCAGGCCGTCATCACCTCCATCCTCTCAcacagccctctcctcccctcgcCTTGGCCAGCAGGCAGGACTTGAGTCCTGGAtgtccccgcccccaccctcaacTCTTACCTCTGACCTTGTTCTTCATGGGAGAAAACCTCTCCCTCCTACCTGAGCCTACCCTACCTAGGGGACTCATCCCAGCCTCTGGAATTCCCATCTTCAAACCTGTCGAAGCAGGGGATTAAGCAAAATCCTGGATGGTATGAAGATTTTAagggtcttctttttttttaagtgtcaaaCTAGAGGCTGTTGATTTCTTTGATCTCAGAACATTCATCCTTTTTAACTGAAGGTGAAGAAGGCCTAAGGCTATGGGTATTCTGTACGGGTCGCCTGAGCTTCCTTTATGATTTGCAACGCTTGATTGGGATTTTCTGCCTATAAAGTTAGCTGTTATCAGAGGGCAGCGGTGTTGCAACAGATACTATtcccttggtttttttttttttaagtcacttttgTGAGACCAAGGACCAGGCTAGGAACAGAGGAAGGCAAAAATGCAAGGAGGACAAATGGGTCACTACTCCGCAAGTCAGCTAAGAGCGTAATATATgtgacaaagaaacagaggggcTCCCAGAGGGAGAGTGCAGGCTCTGAGGGCTTCGTGGAGGAGGTGTCTGAGCCGGGGAAGCAGCCCAGGGGGAAGGTGATGCCGATGCAAAGTCCAGCAGCAGCCTGCTGCCAGAACAcccccctgccaccccacccATTGTGGCCACCTAGATTTTCATCTCCCGCAAGTCCCGGTTCTGCCCCCAAACCCCGCGTCCCGCCCCCTCCCCATGGCCAAGGCTCACAGCATGGATAGAAGTCATCCCCGCTCCACTTCTTTCCAGGTTCAAGTATGTCCTGGTCAATATGTCCTCGGGCTTGGTACAGGACCAGACCCTCTGGTCAGACCCCATCCGCACCAACCGGCGTAAGTGGTGGGCGTGGGCTGGGGGTGGTCCTCAAGGGAACCTGGGCAAGCAGACTCAAGCTGTCACTCGGAAAGTTCTCCCCAGACACGGGCAGGTCACTGGATTGATAATTTTCCCCATCCTcgcccgccccctccctcccctcctcgaGGGCCAGGTCATGTGACACAGGAAGGTGGAGGACTCGCGGGTGTTTGGCCCAGCTGGCGCGGGtgttacgggcttccctggtggctcaggggtaaagaatctgcctgccaatgcaggagacgtgggttcgacccctgggtcaggaagatcccttggaggaggaaatggcaacccactctagtattctcgcctggagagttccatggacagagaggcctggtgggcaacagtccaagggttctcaaagagtcacatAGGACTGAGCGATGAAGCACGCACTGGCCAGCTGGACAGGCATAACTGGAGACAGAACCAGCGGGCATCTTCAGCTCTGATGATGCATTTGCCTTTAAAGGGCAGGGAGGTTACCGTGCATTTAGACCCTAACCCACCCCCTTGTTGAACCCTGCCAACGACATCATTATCGCCTAAGATGGTTCCAGAGGCATCTCGGCCACAGGGGCAGGAACCCTGGAGGCAGCAGGGTGCCATTCTCCTGGAGAGCCCTGTGGTTTTTCTAAAGTGGGCGTCTTGCAGGCCCAAGCATCTGCCCATGGTCCTGCCTGTCTGTCCTCaagcctccagctgtgttctcaACACAGATCTGAGGTTTATAAATTCAGAATCTTATCTGTTGAAGCTTAGGGGCAACAGAAGCGATTTCCCAGTATAATTTTGACGACCCGTGACCCTAATTTTAGacctcccaggacttccctggtgggccagtggttaaaactccacgctttcactgctgggaACCCAGAATCAGTCCCttttgggggaactaagatcccacaggctgcatggCACAACCGAAAAAACCAAAGAACCCCCTTGCCACTCACAGTGATC
This region of Ovis canadensis isolate MfBH-ARS-UI-01 breed Bighorn chromosome 3, ARS-UI_OviCan_v2, whole genome shotgun sequence genomic DNA includes:
- the UPK3A gene encoding uroplakin-3a, with translation MDLCFEHFGPGKPGLCKYPARRLRIGWLGSGRGVPLAQGRQVRAAAGQARSKLAPWTTFPSCRSFSQAMPPLWVVLALGCLRLGSGVNLQPQLASVTFATNNPTLTTVALEKPLCTFDSSAALHGTYEVYLYVLVDSASFRNASVQDSTKTPLSSTFQQTKGGRTGPYKTAAFDLTPCSDSPSLDAVWDVSRASEILNAYLIKVGTNGTCLSDPNFQGLCNPPLSAATEYRFKYVLVNMSSGLVQDQTLWSDPIRTNRLTPYSAIDTWPGRRSGGMIVITSILGSLPFFLLVGFAGAIVLSLVDRGDADGATSHDSQITQEAVPKSLGTSEPSYTSVNRGPPLDRAEVYASKLQD